The region CAATATTAAGCGGGTTGGACATTAGTGTTTGCACATCATTACCAAAAATATCATCAAGCTGGCGCAAACGTGCAGGATTAAGGTCAACGACGGAGACATCCGCACCTAAGCCAAGCGCGATTTTTGCTGCATTTGCCCCGACTACTCCACCACCAATAATAGTGACTTTTCCCCGTTTCACGCCAGGAATACCACTTAAAACAATCCCTTTTCCGCCTTGTGATTTTTCCAAATACTGCGCACCAAGCTGAACTGACATACGGCCGGCAACTTCACTCATTGGCGTAAGTAATGGCAAGGTATTGTTCACTGTAATGGTTTCATAAGCGATTGCTGTTACCTCATTTTCAACCAGCGCCTTTGTAAGTTCCGGTTCATTCGCCAGGTGGAGGTACGTAAATAAAATTAATCCTTTGCGAAAATATTTATATTCAGATGCAAGCGGTTCTTTCACTTTCATGATCATATCCGCTTTTTCCCAAACATCTGAAGCATTTTTAACAATTTCAGCACCAGCTTGTTTATATTCTTCATCGGTGAAACTGCTTCCTGATCCAGCGTTTGTCTCAATCAAAACCGTTTGACCAGCATTGACTAAATGGATAACCCCAGCCGGTGTCATCGCAACACGATTTTCATTATTTTTGATTTCTTTTGGAACCCCAATAATCATCATTATCATCTCCTCATCTTAAGTAACTTCTACAACCATTGTAATCCCTTTCACGAATAGAATCCTTATCGCAAAAAATGAAAATACTTCTTTTCGTTTGTGTAAAAACACAAATCACATATCGTCAAAACTTTCTATCAGCAAATCAATATATGCTGTTACCTTCAAATGTGCATTTTTTAAATTTATTCCACTTACTTCTTCAATGCGCTTTAAACGGTAGTTCATAGTATTCGCGTGAATGAACATTTTTTTGGCAGCCTGATTCACATTACTATCACATTCCAGATAAATTTTTAACGTGGGTAACAGTTCTGTATGATGTTTCTTATCGTATGCCTTTAACTTCTCCAAGCTTTCGTTTTCATAATGCATTTGCTGTCTTTTATTACGAAGTTCTTCAATAAATTGATAAATGCCGAGATCCTGATACGAATAAATTCCCTCCAATGTATCCGGAAATTTATCTTTCAATTCCATCACCTTTAACGCTTGTTTGTAGCTGTCGGTCATATTTATAGCAGAATGATAGATTAAACCTATGGAAGACTTCATACAGCAAATTTCCAACTGGGTATTCATTTTTTGTTGAAACGATTGAATAAATGCAATGATCAATTGTTTCATATGATCGACTTGTGCTCCTTGAACAAGTAAAATCAGTTGTTTTTGATCAAAAAGTCGTAAAACAATTTGTACTTTATTCAAGGTTTTCAGCAAATAATTTGCATGTCTTTCAATCGTCTCTGTTATATCATTTTTAAATTCAATGATAACAATTGCGAGATTACCATCCAATTGTATCCCGAGTTGCTCAGCCCGCTGTTTAATTTCACTTTCATTATCAATATCACCCATTAGCAGCTGCCAGAAAAAATTGTTATACGCATCCTCCCCCTTAATTTTCCTGGTTCGGGAATGCAGCATGAATTTTTTAACCAACTTGGCAGCTTCGGTTAATAATTGCAATTTATTGTCTGATAGTGCTTTATCGTTCGTATGCGCCCAAATAAATCCGAGTATTTCATTATTTTTGCGAATGGATACAGCGATACGATTACCAAGACCAACTTCCTCGATTGCCGGAATAGCTATTGGCTCATCACTTTCGAACAATTTGTGCATAATACCATTTTTCCAAAGGCTGTTAATCACCTTATCCGGTACCTTTCTGCTCATAATCGTTGAGATTCTTGCTTCATCAATATTTTCACTATGCTTACTGTATGAAATCAAATGATGATTAGAATCTTCTATTGTAATGGGGCATTCCAAAATTTCTGCAATGTAATCGGCCAATTGGTCTGCAGATTGAAAATCCTCGTTAAAATTGGTTGAGGATAGTGAATCTCGCATCGGGGAACACTCCAATTCATGTGTACTAATACGAGTTTATTATGATTTGTGTGTTTTTACAAATATAAAGTAAATGCTTTTGTAAAGTTAACAAATACTTATAGGTATGATCGACGTCAGGTGAAAAGCATATTGAAAAAAGCATCTATTACACGAGCTGGCTACTGTTTCCTATCTTCGCCTTATTAGGGGATCTCCCTAAAACACGCTGAGATCCCATTGTTTGGCTATGTGTCTTAACAGGCGGATACCGGCGATACTATTGCCTTTCTCGTCTAATGCCGGTCCGAACACGCCGATGCCACATCCGTCCATGAATGGCAAAATTTCTTCACGTACCCGTGGTGGTGCAACAGCAAGAATCCCCCCTGAAACACCACTTTTGGCTGGGATACCTACATATGTTGCGAATTTTCCAGAGTCATTGTACATCCCGCACGTCAGCATCAACGCTTTTGCGATACGTGCTACCTGACGTGGGATGATTTCTTCCCCTGTTTTTGGATCCTCACCATCACACGCCAGGATCAAACCAATCTTCGCCAAATCATCAACGGTTACTTCGATGGAACATTGCTTGAAATAAGTTTCTAATGTAATATTCAAATCCGATTCCAGAAACCCGGTTTCCAGCAAATAATAACCGATTGCCCGGTTACGCATCGATGAATCCCGCTCTGATTCATAAACATCCACATTTATCGACGGGCGGTAGCCAAGCATGGTTTCCATTAATTCAATAACGGGTTGCAGTTTCTCATCTGAAGTCCTTCCCGCCAACATGGATGTCACGGTAATCGCCCCCGCATTTATGAATGGATTAAATGGCTTCTCCACCTTGCGCATTTCCAGATGCATAATCGAATTAAAAGCCTCCCCGGTTGGCTCGACATCAACTCGATCAAGCATATAACCAACCCCGCGTTCGATACAGGCTACGATAAAACTGAAAACCTTTGAGACACTTTGCAATGTAAATGGAACATCCACATCACCAGAACGAATCTGCATATCATTTTTTCCAATAATTGATATTCCCAGATACTCCTGTTTCGCTTCAGCCAAAATCGGGATATATGAAGCAACTTCACCATCACCCGTATGTTTTCGATAAAAGGATACCCAATCATCAACATAATTGGTTAACCATTCCTGTGTTTGTTCCGTATTCCAATTTGCTGCGCCTTGCACCATGTATACTCACCTCACGACTTGTTGATCTGATGTTACTATTATATTCCATCCAGCCAGGTATTCTCCTTAGAAGATGATACTTTGGCAACTTGCGTCCAATCTTGCACTCCACTATACATACCACTCCAGATAAACTGTTAAACTTGCGCACGGTTTTCATTTAATATGTATGTCGGTTTTAGTATGCCTCGGGTGTGAACAGTTTATCGGCGACTTCACACTATTTATCAGCGATTCCGATCAGTTTATCGGCGGTTTTTCACTTTTTATCGGCGAATCCCAAAAATTAGGGCAGTTATTGTAGCTGGATTGGAAAAAGACAAGATTAACTTTAGCGCAAGGCGAATGAAACTGTCCATAAAAAAGGGACTAGCCATTGTACAGCCAGTCCCTTTTTCCAAACCCTGTTTATTTTCCAATGAATTCTTGTGTCCAGTAGTTTCCGTTTTCTACATGACCAACGCCAATGTGGGTAAAGTCAGGATTTAAAATGTTGGCACGGTGGCCTTCACTATTCATCCAACCATTAACTACTTCTTCTGGTGATTTTTGACCTTTGGCAATGTTTTCACCAGCAGTTTTGTAGCTGATACCGTACGACTTCATCATGTCAAATGGTGAGCCATAGTTCGGGCTGTTATGTGAGAAGTAATTGTTGGCACTCATATCACGAGATTTTTCATGAGCTACTTTACTCAATTCCGTGTCTGCTTTCAGTGGTGACAATCCCTGTTTTTGACGTTCCTGGTTGGTTAAGTCAACTACTTGTTGTTCAAATTGACTTAATCCCTGCGCTTGTCCATCGTCTTTGCTTTCTTGTTTATCGGCAGCCGGCTTGTCTGCGGGTGCTTCGGAATTTTCCGTTTGTGCTGGTTGTTGCTCCGTTTGTTGAGCCTGATCTTCATTTTCTGTCTGTTGCGGCTGATCTTGTTTTGGCTGATCAGCTTGTTGTTTTTGATTATCACCCTGTTGGTTCGAATTAATATGACAATGGTTCAAATAATTGTTTAATAGATTGTGAGAACCATTCACTGTATATGTTTGATTTGTTGAATGATCAGTACCAGCTGATGCATCAACCGATGATAATGCTCCGCCAAAAACCAGAGCTGTTGTTATTGCAGTGGCAATGCCAAATTTTTTCCACATGTTGTACACTCTCCCTTTGCGTTTTTGTTTTTGCAAAATCATCATAGCATGGGTTTTTTGTAATAATGCTGGGAGTGCCTGCCAACTACGATAAATGAGAGATAGATTTTTAATGCAAGTCCAATATTTCCCTAGAATACAAGATATCCGGTGGTACCTGATTACGGGCATACAGGAAAATGTTCAATCCAAAGGGAAAAATTACATAAAAACAACCATTGACATATGCAAATTTTCCAAGTTCTTGTTACAAAAAGTAAAATGTTGTAACGTTATTGTTACTTGCCTTTCATTAAATATAGTAATCTGGTTTAAAATTTTATTTTTGGGTGCAAAAACGCTAGATAACAATATATGTAAAGTAGTGACTTACCCCCAGAAATTATGGTATGGTATAGAAAATATATAATTAGAAGTCTGTCATTATTGGAGGAAGTATATCATGTTATCTAATGCAGAGATTGGAATAGATTTGGGCACGGCCAATATATTAATTTATTCAAAGTCAAAAGGTGTTGTTCTGAACGAGCCATCTGTTGTGGCGATTGATATTAATACGAAAAATGTTGTTGCAGTTGGTGCTGAGGCGAAAGAAATGGTTGGGAAAACTCCACAAAATATTGTCCCGATCCGACCATTAAAAGACGGTGTTATCGCGGATTATGATGTAACCGCCCAAATGCTTAAAGAGCTTTTAAAGAAGGTTAGCAAAAAAATGGGACATTCGATGCGGAAACCAACGATCGTTGTGTGCACCCCATCCGGAAGTACGACGGTTGAGCGTCGTGCCATTCATAATGCGGTCACAAGCTATGGGGCGAAAAACGTCCATTTAATTGAGGAACCAGTTGCAGCTGCGATCGGCGCTGATTTACCGGTTGAGGAACCAGTTGCCAATGTTGTCGTTGATATTGGCGGTGGTACATCTGAAGTAGGCATCATTTCATTTGGCGGCGTGGTATCTTGTAATTCAATTCGCACCGGTGGCGACAAAATGGATGAGGAAATCACGCAATACATTCGCAAAAACTATAACATTTTAATCGGTGAACGTACCGCTGAAAATGTCAAAATGGAAATCGGTTATGCTTATCCAGACCATAAAGAGGAAACAATGGATGTTCGTGGACGTGATATGGTTACTGGCCTGCCGAAAACAGTGACCGTTTCCTCCTTTGAAATTCACAACGCGTTAAAAGAATCTCTGGACCAAATATTGGAAGCCATCCGGGCAACCCTGGAAAGCTGCCCTCCAGAATTAAGTGGTGATATTGTCGATCACGGTATCGTATTAACTGGTGGTGGCGCCCTTTTGAACGGTATGAAAGAATGGCTGGCAAACGAAATCATTGTCCCTGTTCATATCGCACCAAACCCACTCGAATCCGTCGCAATCGGCACCGGCCGCGCATTGAAAATGATTACCAAATTACAAAAAGCTGCAAAATAATAGTGATACGGTCGTGAACTCATTATGGTACACGGCCTTTATTATTTTTATGGATTAAATGCCTGAATGTAACTTGGGTTAATGCCCTTATAGCAGCTGATATTACAGATGTGGCGGTTGATTCACTTGTTTGATCACCACACCCGTTTGGTCGATATTACGCCACATCCGGTTGATACTCTCCTCTATTTGGTTGATATTCCGGTCGATTCGGTTGATATCCGTGCCCATTGGGTTGATATGTTGCCATTTGCGGTTGATATAGCTACTCATTTGGTTGATACCCCCTATTTGCGGTTGATATCCAAGCATAATTGATTGATATTCACGTTCGTAGGTTGATGCAACATTCGGCCATATCCCCCCTATTTCCAACACACGCAAAAATTTTCCGATAAAATAACACAAAAACATTTACAAATTATTCAGAATAGACTACAATGGAGTGTAGATGAATCATGTAAAAAACGCTAGCACGTTTAGGACGCATGATCTCTATAAAACTTACATCCTATAATAAAAAGGAAACCGAATGTCACGTAAAAATACTGCCTAATCTGTTTACAGCTCCACCCCAGTGCTGTTCCAAAGATATGAGCCAGTTCCGATTGAGTTACAGCGCAAACTGTAGTCAATTTGAATTGGCTTTTTTACATGAATAGAAAGGAGTGATGATATGTCAGGGGCGCTTGAAAATGTCAAAGTTCTTGATTTGTCCCGTGTGTTGGCCGGTCCGTATTGTACGATGATCCTCGGTGATATGGGTGCAGAAGTCATCAAGGTAGAAGCACCCGGCGGAAGTGATGAGACGCGTAAATGGGGACCACCATTTAAAAACGGCGTCAGTGCCTATTATTTGTGTGCCAATCGCAATAAAAAAAGTATTACCGTTGACCTGAAATCTGCGGAAGGAATTGAGGTTATTAAAAAACTCGTTTCTGAAAGCGATGTCATCATTAACAATTTTAAAGCCGGGACGATGGAGCGGTTCGGACTTGACTATGAAACGCTTGCCGCCATTAATCCGGGAATTGTCTATTGTTCGATTACTGGATTTGGTGAAACTGGTCCTAACAAAGATATGCCCGGCTATGACTTTATTATTCAGGCAATGAGCGGATTAATGAGTATTACCGGTGATGCAGATTCCGGTCCACAAAAAGTCGGCGTTGCGATTACCGATATTTTGACCGGGCTATATGCCTGTATCGGAATTCAGGGTGCACTCCTTGAGCGGAACCAATCGGGTAAAGGCCAGAAATTGGATTTATCCCTTTATGATTCAGCAACCAGTGCGTTAGTCAATATTGGTAGCAATTATTTGATGTCTGGGAAGATCCCACAAAGACTTGGTAACCATCATGCCAATATTGTTCCCTACCAAACATTTAAAACAGCAGATGGGGAAATGGTTATTGCCGTTGGGAATGATAACCAGTTTAAAAAATTATGCCAACTAATGGGAAAACCGGAATTCATGGAGGTAGAGCGTTTCCAGACGAATCCAAGCCGGGTTGAACACCGCGATGAATTGGTGCCATTACTGCAGGAAGTTTTTTTAACCAAATCAACGGCGTATTGGCAGGAACAATGCAAGCAAAACAAGATTCCATGCGGGCCGATTTATGATCTTGCTGAAGTAACTAATGATCCGCAGCTGCGGGCAAGAAATATGTTTATCGCTTGTGAGCATCCAATTGCTGGTAACGTAAAAATGATTGGCAGTCCATTAAAATTTTCCCGTACACCAGTAGAAGTCAGGCATCATCCACCAGATGCCGGTGAACATACCGATGAAATACTAGCGAACTTAGGATTCACGAAATCAAATTAATGTAGGAGTGATTAGCATGAACTTTGAATTCTCAGAAGAACAGGAATTACTTAGAACAACCGTCCGAAATTTTGTCGATAAAGAAATCATGCCATATGTTGCGGATTGGGATCGGGATGGAAAATTTGACCCATCCATTATGCAGCGCTTGTCCGATCTTGGCCTCATGGGCGTCTGTATTCCGGAACAATATGGTGGCAGTGGTATGGATTATAACGCACTGGCCATTGTGTGTGAAGAATTGGAACGCGGAGATACTGCCTTTCGTACCGCTGTTTCCGTGCATACCGGTCTAAATAGCATGTCTCTACTGCAATGGGGAAATGAAGAACAAAAACAAAAATATTTGGTACCCCAGGCAAAAGGCGAAAAAGTAGGAGCATTCGGTTTAACGGAACCTGGTGCTGGCTCAGATGTGGCCTCTCTACAGACAACTGCAGTCAAAGATGGCGATTACTATGTCCTAAACGGCCAGAAAACGTGGATCTCGCTTTGTGACACGGCTGACCATTTTCTTGTGTTCGCTTATACCGATAAATCAAAAAAACACCATGGCATTTCCGCGTTTATTGTGGAACGGTCATGGGATGGATTTTCGTCTAAGGCGATCAAAGGTAAACACGGCATCCGCTCTGGGAATACGGGAGAATTATTCTTTGATAATGTGAAAGTGCCTAAAGAGAATTTACTTGGTGAAGAAGGAGAAGGGTTCAAAATTGCCATGGCATCATTGGATAATGGCCGCTTCACCGTAGCTGCCGGTGCAGTTGGGCTAATCATGGCCTGCCTGGAAGCAAGCGTCAACTATTGCCACGAACGTAAAACATTTGGCAAAGAAATCGGTAAGCATCAACTTGTTCAGCAAATGGTTGCCAAGATGGAGGCTGGCTTGCAAATGAGCCGTTTACTCGTTTATCGTGCAGGAGAACTAAAAAATCAGGGTAAGCGAAACACCCGTGAAACGTCACTCGCCAAATGGCAAGCCTGTGATTTTGCCAACAAAGCTGCTGATGATGCCGTACAAATTCATGGCGCTTATGGGTATTCCGATGAATATCCAGTTGAGCGCTATCTAAGAAATTCTAAAGCACCGGTTATCTATGAAGGAACGCGTGAAATTCATACCGTTATGCAGGCTGAATATGTCTTAGGCTATCGGAAAGATAAACCGTTGAATCACATGTTGCCGGCCTGGGACAAAGAATTAGTATCGAAGTAGGGGTATGGAGTCGGTTTGACAGGGACATGGGGACGGTTCTTTTGTCCCAAAATTTCACATGGAAGAAAAAGGTGGGACGAGGAGCCTGTCCCCTTGTCCCTTTCTACTTTGATAACGCGATTTTTATATGGGCTAAGTGGTGTTCTTCGTGCCAGTTTAATTTTGCAATTTTTGCTGCGACTGTTATTTCATCACTTTTTTGGAGAGTAAAAGCTCGCTCTAATTGTTTTTCAGTTAAACTATACCCTAAAGATACAATGCGCTCATTTATACCTTCTAGCATTTTAATAGAACTTTCTACATTAAGCTTTGTATCCGGCAGAATCGCCCACTCATCTTGATCAAAAGCTGGTACTGTTGGATTGTCATCTGTCAAAGCCAGCTTCAAACGTTGATACATGTTCAACTGAGAATCTGCAATGTGATGAACAAGTTGACGAACTGTCCAGCTGCCATCACGATATGTTCTGCTTAATTCCTCATCACTTAGTGAATCAACAGTTTCCCTTAATCGAATCGTGTAAGTTTCGATTTCCTTTAGCCATTCTCGAATATTTTCTAATGTTACCATTTCGGGAACTTGTAATTTCCCAATCGGATATCTTACATCCATTTTCAATCCCTTCTTTCCTATTCGTTATTTTTTTCATCATTAATGATTCACCCAAATCAAATAAAACTATCAATCTAATTGCTCTTTTACTCCATGTTGATACTGCTCATACTGCTTATACAAATCTTTCAACGCCGATTCCAGTGCGTTCCCTGCCTTACCCAGATAACGCTCGCGTACTTCCTGCAGAGGCTTCTCAATGCCGTCCTGTAAACTATAGCCTCGCAATAACTGTTGTACATATTCCCTGCCATGCAAGGTTGCCAGTGTACAGCCTGCTGTTACAATAACCCCATATTTTTTATCAATTTCCGCTGTAATCGTCAATGTTTCATAAATACTTTTCGCCGCCATTCCGGATGGCAGTCTGGCATGTCCTGCAATAAAAACGGTGTTCATGGCTGTCCATTCCTCTCTTTTGTTTTTCAGCCGGCAAAACCCTCACCACGATATCCTAATTGTGTGGAGATTTCCCGCGCCTTATTCTTCGTGCTCGTCTTAATAAACGTTACATTCTCCCCTTCAAAATGGCTTGACAATCCACTTACCGTTAAAGCGGCAACAACTGATCCACTATGGTCATAAATCGGATACGATATCCCGGTCGTGTCAGCGTCTTGTTCTCCAGTACTACAAGCATATCCTTCCTGACGAATTTTTTCCAGTTCACGTATCAGACTTTTTCGATGAACCGGCTGATGATCGCCAAGGAAATATAGCTTGTCTTCTGTTAATATTTTTTCCTGCTGATCTTCTGGTAAAAAAGCAAGTAATAGTTTCGGACCAGATCCGATATATAATGGGGTACTTTTCCCG is a window of Lentibacillus daqui DNA encoding:
- the ald gene encoding alanine dehydrogenase — its product is MIIGVPKEIKNNENRVAMTPAGVIHLVNAGQTVLIETNAGSGSSFTDEEYKQAGAEIVKNASDVWEKADMIMKVKEPLASEYKYFRKGLILFTYLHLANEPELTKALVENEVTAIAYETITVNNTLPLLTPMSEVAGRMSVQLGAQYLEKSQGGKGIVLSGIPGVKRGKVTIIGGGVVGANAAKIALGLGADVSVVDLNPARLRQLDDIFGNDVQTLMSNPLNIAEAVKESDLVVGSVLIPGARAPKLVTEEMVKSMQPGSVIVDVAIDQGGNFETVDHPTTHDDPIYEKHGVLHYAVANIPGAVPRTATIGLNNVTVPYAVQIAKKGVLQAVKDSEPIKTGVNVLNGNVTYEAVAHDLGFDYVSVEDAMAAFSV
- a CDS encoding PucR family transcriptional regulator — encoded protein: MRDSLSSTNFNEDFQSADQLADYIAEILECPITIEDSNHHLISYSKHSENIDEARISTIMSRKVPDKVINSLWKNGIMHKLFESDEPIAIPAIEEVGLGNRIAVSIRKNNEILGFIWAHTNDKALSDNKLQLLTEAAKLVKKFMLHSRTRKIKGEDAYNNFFWQLLMGDIDNESEIKQRAEQLGIQLDGNLAIVIIEFKNDITETIERHANYLLKTLNKVQIVLRLFDQKQLILLVQGAQVDHMKQLIIAFIQSFQQKMNTQLEICCMKSSIGLIYHSAINMTDSYKQALKVMELKDKFPDTLEGIYSYQDLGIYQFIEELRNKRQQMHYENESLEKLKAYDKKHHTELLPTLKIYLECDSNVNQAAKKMFIHANTMNYRLKRIEEVSGINLKNAHLKVTAYIDLLIESFDDM
- a CDS encoding glutaminase, which translates into the protein MVQGAANWNTEQTQEWLTNYVDDWVSFYRKHTGDGEVASYIPILAEAKQEYLGISIIGKNDMQIRSGDVDVPFTLQSVSKVFSFIVACIERGVGYMLDRVDVEPTGEAFNSIMHLEMRKVEKPFNPFINAGAITVTSMLAGRTSDEKLQPVIELMETMLGYRPSINVDVYESERDSSMRNRAIGYYLLETGFLESDLNITLETYFKQCSIEVTVDDLAKIGLILACDGEDPKTGEEIIPRQVARIAKALMLTCGMYNDSGKFATYVGIPAKSGVSGGILAVAPPRVREEILPFMDGCGIGVFGPALDEKGNSIAGIRLLRHIAKQWDLSVF
- a CDS encoding CAP domain-containing protein, encoding MWKKFGIATAITTALVFGGALSSVDASAGTDHSTNQTYTVNGSHNLLNNYLNHCHINSNQQGDNQKQQADQPKQDQPQQTENEDQAQQTEQQPAQTENSEAPADKPAADKQESKDDGQAQGLSQFEQQVVDLTNQERQKQGLSPLKADTELSKVAHEKSRDMSANNYFSHNSPNYGSPFDMMKSYGISYKTAGENIAKGQKSPEEVVNGWMNSEGHRANILNPDFTHIGVGHVENGNYWTQEFIGK
- the mreBH gene encoding rod-share determining protein MreBH produces the protein MLSNAEIGIDLGTANILIYSKSKGVVLNEPSVVAIDINTKNVVAVGAEAKEMVGKTPQNIVPIRPLKDGVIADYDVTAQMLKELLKKVSKKMGHSMRKPTIVVCTPSGSTTVERRAIHNAVTSYGAKNVHLIEEPVAAAIGADLPVEEPVANVVVDIGGGTSEVGIISFGGVVSCNSIRTGGDKMDEEITQYIRKNYNILIGERTAENVKMEIGYAYPDHKEETMDVRGRDMVTGLPKTVTVSSFEIHNALKESLDQILEAIRATLESCPPELSGDIVDHGIVLTGGGALLNGMKEWLANEIIVPVHIAPNPLESVAIGTGRALKMITKLQKAAK
- a CDS encoding CaiB/BaiF CoA transferase family protein encodes the protein MSGALENVKVLDLSRVLAGPYCTMILGDMGAEVIKVEAPGGSDETRKWGPPFKNGVSAYYLCANRNKKSITVDLKSAEGIEVIKKLVSESDVIINNFKAGTMERFGLDYETLAAINPGIVYCSITGFGETGPNKDMPGYDFIIQAMSGLMSITGDADSGPQKVGVAITDILTGLYACIGIQGALLERNQSGKGQKLDLSLYDSATSALVNIGSNYLMSGKIPQRLGNHHANIVPYQTFKTADGEMVIAVGNDNQFKKLCQLMGKPEFMEVERFQTNPSRVEHRDELVPLLQEVFLTKSTAYWQEQCKQNKIPCGPIYDLAEVTNDPQLRARNMFIACEHPIAGNVKMIGSPLKFSRTPVEVRHHPPDAGEHTDEILANLGFTKSN
- a CDS encoding acyl-CoA dehydrogenase family protein gives rise to the protein MNFEFSEEQELLRTTVRNFVDKEIMPYVADWDRDGKFDPSIMQRLSDLGLMGVCIPEQYGGSGMDYNALAIVCEELERGDTAFRTAVSVHTGLNSMSLLQWGNEEQKQKYLVPQAKGEKVGAFGLTEPGAGSDVASLQTTAVKDGDYYVLNGQKTWISLCDTADHFLVFAYTDKSKKHHGISAFIVERSWDGFSSKAIKGKHGIRSGNTGELFFDNVKVPKENLLGEEGEGFKIAMASLDNGRFTVAAGAVGLIMACLEASVNYCHERKTFGKEIGKHQLVQQMVAKMEAGLQMSRLLVYRAGELKNQGKRNTRETSLAKWQACDFANKAADDAVQIHGAYGYSDEYPVERYLRNSKAPVIYEGTREIHTVMQAEYVLGYRKDKPLNHMLPAWDKELVSK
- a CDS encoding YfiT family bacillithiol transferase produces the protein MDVRYPIGKLQVPEMVTLENIREWLKEIETYTIRLRETVDSLSDEELSRTYRDGSWTVRQLVHHIADSQLNMYQRLKLALTDDNPTVPAFDQDEWAILPDTKLNVESSIKMLEGINERIVSLGYSLTEKQLERAFTLQKSDEITVAAKIAKLNWHEEHHLAHIKIALSK
- a CDS encoding DUF3870 domain-containing protein, with translation MNTVFIAGHARLPSGMAAKSIYETLTITAEIDKKYGVIVTAGCTLATLHGREYVQQLLRGYSLQDGIEKPLQEVRERYLGKAGNALESALKDLYKQYEQYQHGVKEQLD
- a CDS encoding IclR family transcriptional regulator, with the protein product MNQSVIKALKLLDLFTEDQQELTLKEISHQANMPKPTAYRLLSALESCRFLYKTKETEHDSRYRLGLKLLELGSLVSDQLELREIALPYMEKLAQQINEAIHLVIVTQDEATYIEKVESNRALRLYTRIGKSTPLYIGSGPKLLLAFLPEDQQEKILTEDKLYFLGDHQPVHRKSLIRELEKIRQEGYACSTGEQDADTTGISYPIYDHSGSVVAALTVSGLSSHFEGENVTFIKTSTKNKAREISTQLGYRGEGFAG